The DNA window GTACGAGGCTGCTAGAGTACCCAATGTCCAGGTACTGCAATGCCTGAATGTCTCTGTGCCCGCTGAGGTCGAGAAGGACAGCCTCTCGTTGGACTTGAACTTCATCAGCACCGTCAACAATGGGTGGCAGTTCACCGAGGAGTCCGTTGAGTTCCCCTGGAACAACTATACGCAAGGCGGCATCTTCAAACTCGATTACGACACAGTCACTGTGACCTACAAATTAATGATCACGGACTACGAAAACATCGCCTTTGTCTGCGGATTCGGAAGCATATCGCCAGTTCCACTGTTCAAGCTCTTCACCCGGCAACGTGAGGTCAGCCAGGATACGATCGACACGGCGAAGAGCCTTGCTGAGTCGTACGGCATGGGCAACCAGATCGCGTGGGAGATGCAATCGCCGGACGAATGCAATGGATCCGGTGGTCTAGCTCCTATGGCTATTCTAATGACCACCATTGCAGTGCTCTGGGGCTTTAGCCTGCGAAGTCCATTTTTAGCTTAGACTTTACTATTTACATAGTGAATATTTAACTTTTCGCTACTACTATCAGTACAAACTCTTATCaatcttttttgttttcaacgACGTGTGTTTTATTTGGTGTCATTAAAATGTGATTGCCGAGAACTGCTATCTTTCTGGTCAACGCAAGCTAATTATGTGATAATTAAAAGCGTACttgtaatttaaaatattgttaATCATACCAGTGGTAAGTGGTAAGCTATTTTTCTCCTATCATTTCCCTCTGACTTATGGGCTTGCTTTCTATTCTCTTAGCTGTTTTCGAATCTTCTCTTTGGGCTGATAAGCGATTTGTATTCCGATTAAATGAGCTTATAGTTCTATGCACTTTCCGATTGAAAGTGTGCATCGAGGGCCTTTTGGCCTAGTAAACTCATACAAGTTGCAATTACGAAGCCCGAAATTCAAAGAGAAAATGCCGAAAAATATGAACTGAGCTGGAGCAGAAAAATGTTGTTGCTTGCTCTATTTTCTTggcaattttcattttcataaacCCAATTCAACCGGTGGAAAATAAAGTGAATGGAAAACGCCTTAAATCGAGATCGATCCATTGTTGGCATCACTGAGAGAAGTAATACTCAATTCTGAAACGTTTAAAAACTCACTTTTaagtttgattttatttataacaagattaaataataatatttattcagTCCACAGttaatatgaaaatgattcACACAATCTTAAGTAATTGAAgatttttttctctgtgctaTTTGGCTTCCGATTGCCTCCGTTCTCGGACGAACCAATGAAGTGCAAACCGTGGTCAAATGAGCCGGAGTCGGGAGTCCTGGAGAGCCATCGATAGCCGGGCACTTTCATTGATTTGATGCGTTTGCGTGCCGCTTGCGATGGTTGCATGCTCGACTTGAGCGCCACCCAAAGCCAGCTGAAGTCGTGGGGCCGCAAAGCTGTTTACTTGCAGCTAACCAAGTGAAATTGAAAGCCCTTTTGGCCCACGATAATTGTGTCCGGTCTGAGCACCCAATCCGCTCCTGCCACTCCTGCTCCACctcctgcttctgcttctgcctCTGCTCCTGGTCTAGTCGAGTTCGTCTGGGTAATGGGATGCGGAAGCTGAGATTGGGGTGTACATATGTGTTCGTGCACCAGATGATTACTGGGTCCCAAAATCGACGTAATCATGCGATGACGCTGCAAAAGTATCCGCAGACTCTCCAGAcgcccggccacgcccacaaaacACACAGTGGATGAAAGGGAACAGAAGTCGGGGATAGCTGGCCAAAAACGAAAGTTAATGTGGTGGATGATCGGTGGAAGGGTTAAACGGAGCCAACAAGTGAACCCCAGCGTACGTGttccaattaaatttgacATTTGCTCTTAATAGATGTGCAACAAGGTTTCCATTTCGATTGAGTTACGCCCTGGGTTCTGGGTTTATGAGTAAGGTTCTCCTCCCAGAGTTCAATGGTTGAATAGTTTTTTAAAAAAGAGAAACCAGTTTTGAAATCCTAATCAAAACGTTCATAATTTTGCAGCCTACTTTCGGGCTAGAGACGAGTAGAATTCCTAATAATGGCTAAGGAAATAAGTTAATGGGATTGTTTTTGGCTAGGGGATTCGTTGTAAATCTGTATCTGTCATAATCCACCGCTTGCGGGGATGTATCTTTAAGAATTCCCTAACTCATTACGACTAACTACTGACAGACTCACAATTTATGCTCTGCACCACGAACTGCTCAAAAATGCAACTATTCAAAGTGCAAGCACAAAAATCTGACCAACTTTGCGCATACTGCACACAATCGGAACTGAAAGGGGAAACTAAAACGGGAAGGGGGGATCATGCAGAATCCTCCAAGGaggggccaaaaaaaaaacaaaccctGCTGCACAAACATGCGAAACTATTAAAAACATGTCTTTGTCCTTTGGCCCGGGGTGCATATAATGAAATTCCTAGCTGCTTTGTGCCCACGACGAAGCCACTTGGCGGGATGTCCCGATCCCTGATCCATcctctacatatatatatattcatatatatgtatgtgtatgtgtgtatatatccCTCCGCTGGTTTTTTGCTGTATCAATCTAGGTGAAATATTAACAAGCGGGAGTCTCGGGTCTAAAGTTGGCGGGACGGAAAGCCGAAGGACAGAAGGACGCCGGCAAGGCAGCTCATAAAAATTCCTTAGTTGACGACAAAAGCTGAGGACTCTGGAGGAGATTGGTGGGCCTAGGGGGTGCGGTGGAGAGCGGACTTAAAGCGGACCAAACGGCGATGAAACAATAGACTCGAGTTAACTTAAATTGATTCCCAGACGTTCCCGGCAAAATGAAACCCAACTCAACTCTCGAGCTTCGCCATTTTGTTGTGACTCCAAAGTCACTGGAACCCCATTCCCAACCCCAGCCCTTTTGCGTACTTCTTGCACCTTGATTGCAAGTTATTTGcaattttgtgcaaatttaaAAGGAGCAAAAGGACGAATGCGAAGGAAAATGAAGGAAAATCCAGCCAGACGACCACCATCCATCCACCCACCCACCTTCACCTTCAGCCAGTGACTTTGGCACTGCacttgaaaattttttaaGTGTGCGCGAAATTTTTTATGCAATTTGTGCCGGAAAAGCAGGAATACCGAATGAAAATGGGGCGGGGCTGGTGGGTTATTGTTGTGCCCAGGAGATTGGCAgactcctcctccgccggctGCTCAATTTGCtggtttatttttgcattcgGGATATTAAAATTGACACTTCATTTGTGTCACTCCGCGTGGCAGCGAAGTTTAAGGgattttttaaatgattttcaaGCGGCTGCATTGTTGTCGATTGCCGTTGATTGTGCAGCAATTTGCATTCAAGGATTCCAGCACTGTATTCAAAATGGTGTCCTTGTTGTGGCTGGGGATTTGACTTAAGCTCTGTTGAGTGCTCCATTTGGCCAACATGGATTGATAAGTCGGTCTTAACGGAAGCAATCTCAAGGTGTCTGGATTTGTGGCCACATTGTGATACTCATCAACTTAATAAAGATTTCAGAAAATTCATAACTATTTCAGGAGCTATTTGTAGTTATCATAGAGGAAAAAGTCTTGATCCTCGCCCACCtcgctggtttttttttcaggCTGTGCCCAGCGTGCTGCCTTTATTTACTCCAACACTCCTCCGGCTGGGCAAAAGGACCTGGGCCAGGAAGATTTCATTAAGTGCCGGCCGTGGAAGTCCTGCCGCCGCCATCCCACATCCTCGAGTCCTGCGAAACGCAACAAAGGAGCTGCAACAATGCCCGACCAACGGCAAGGTTGCACTTGAAGTCATTCAGCCTCGTCCTGGCAGTGCAAACTTTTTAAGTGAATTTTTGATTAGATCTGGACGAAACTTTTTTGTCGCACAGCCCAGAAAGGCGCCGGGTGGCAAGTGCGGGGAGTGACAGGGGAAACGGTCATAGATATAGTTGCCTTTCCAACTTAAAGTCACCAGTTAGTTGCGCTCTTTTGTAATTTGCGCAaaagtatatttatttgtgcgaaaggataataataaaatatgcgCTCCAGATAGAGTTGCGCCAGTATTGCAAACTTGTCCCAGCTCCTGTGTCCCAATCTCGTCCTCCCAGCCCCTTTGGCTGCTCGACTCCTCCGTCGAAACTGTACCTACTGCAACTTTTCGCGAACAGTTCGCACTCTGTCTGACCCTCACCTGCCCTTTTGCCCCACTCCATGGCCATTGCATCGCTGAAGTTTTGCGcaaaagttaataaaattatttgccaCAGACTTTGATAAATATGAAACAGGTCTctggcaaatggcaaataaatacagGAACGGCAAACTGAAATTCTGGGGCCACTTTGTCCCCGATACGAAATATTTGGCAAAGTTTTATTGCAATTTTTGTGCAGACTGTTTTAAGTAATTACCGTGCGGCAGAGAAGATTTGATGTGGCACatgtaaaaaaaaagcatCTTAATTCTGTCTAATTTGTTTGTATTATGAGTATGCCTTTGCTAAGTGGAGGTAAAGTGGTAGTATATTCACTACAAAATGAATTTGTATGCCTTCTCAAATCTCACCCCTCAATCAGCCGCATATCGAAAGGATTcgaaaaatatatcaaatgcTAAGTAAAGGAAAGACCTTAAAATGAAAGCCAACTTCTGCCCACCCCTTTGGATTTCCTCGTGCTCGTCCTTTTTTGCCAGCATATGCATTCCATGTAGTTATTATTCATTGTCGTGCTTCAGCAAATATCAAATGGAGTCCGGCGCTGCAAGAGTGGCTGGCGGGGATTCCCTGTTGCAGGATCCTTTCGCCACGGCATCCTTCGTACTATGTTTTCCCAGTTACTCTTATTTTGCACATATGAGCTGGGCGGGGTGGAGTGACGTGGATGGGGTGTGGTTGCTTTACGAGTATTGGCAACCCCATAACGACATTggcaaaaaaagggaaattttTAATCGAAACATTTGTAGCGTGAAATTGTCGTCATGTTTGTTCTCCTTTTTTGAGCAGCAATATGTTAGGATTTAAACGTATTTAGAGAAAACATATCGGGTATTGATTGCTTTCTGCTTTGCGGAAAATTTCGATAAATTTGCAACTTTTCCGAGCTGCTGAAAAGTGCTGATGTGTGACATTGATTCGCCAGCGAGGAGCGAAAGCAGTCATTAGCCGGtcattaattataattaactgGGATCTGCTCAACTCTTTAATTTGGTAGGCAACTTTAAGCGCTAGGCGAATCGAACTGCTGGCCATAAATCtcaattttccacaaattaGGCGACGATATGCCAAGCCGCCCAAAAACCAGAGGACCACCAGAGGCCAACTTCCGGAGCAGGTAACTGAAAGCCACACATCAGACACAACTATAACTCAACTCAGTTCGGTAGTTTCGGCTTCTCTTCTCGCTCGGTGACATCTGCTCAATTTATCGTTATTTCTGGACtgggccaaaacaaaaaatcaatttgcccTATGATAAAGAACCAAGACTGGccggaaaaaaaaaacacttccATCGAAATGAAGACAGCGTCGAAGGGAACTGGGAAAACTTTTGAAGCTGGCAAATCGAACTGTTTCCGTTTCCACTTCGACTCCTCGAACTCCTCGGACTCCTGGAGCACCAACCTCCCAATCCCAGTGATTTATGCCCTGGAAACTGTTTTTGAAATGTGGCTTCAGTCTCGGCGAGTGAGCCTATTCAACGCTCATTGCTCCATTGCTCCACTGCTGGCCAAAAGTCAAGAAGGGAGCGCCGCACACAAAACTGTCCAAAGTATACAAATTGGCCTGGCATGAGTTATTGATGATCCGGGCCGTGAAATGAACGACCGCTGCTCCTCGGACTCCTTGGCCTCCCAAAGGCAAACAGACTGACTGACTGTCCTGGATGTGGGAACAAATGCCCGGCATTTGGCCGAAAAGAAGTTAGGTTTCCCTAGGTCAAATGAGTGGGAGTCTGGCTAATTGAGGAATACTTTTATGTAAGTGCTTTGGAGATACAGGCCGTAATAGGTTTATAATAGGGTTCAATCTAAGCAAATAATATTaagataaattaaaatataacgaTTGATGGGCATAGCAAAAGGAATGGAATTCATCATGGAATGCTTCCATTTTAAGAACTTCCCTACAACTTTTAAGTTGCAAGTAGGCTTGAAACGGGACTCTCCTCCACACAACGTTAACCTAATTAGTCCAAACTATGGCCAACTAAGACATAACTCATCCGCTCAGCCCATTAAAGCGTATACTATACGTATAATGGGCAGCGCCCCTTCCCAATTATTACAAGATCATAACTCATGTCACAGGGCAGGTCAACGCAAACAAATATGCGAGACTCGCTTATCACGGCGGCAAAATCGTGTTATTTAATGTTGTGCTAATTTCTGGCCAAGTGAACGGGATGGGAAAACACACCCCAGGTAACTCACAACTCTGGAACGGGGAAAGTCGTGACATTTTTCGTGCGGTTGGCAAACGGGGGGCTCATTTCTTGGCCATTTCCGTCAAGTGTTGCGTCTGCGGCTGCGACACGAACTATTTACAAATGACCAGACATTTAAGCCAAATGCTTCCGGGTTGGCCAGGTTAAATGCCCGAAAATTATGCTACCTTAACATGAAAGGGCCGTagtacacaaaaaattaatgcCAAACGAAGGGCAGACAACGTGGAATATTGAATACCCTTACAATTGATAGCATGAAcaagaaatatatatgcaGACACATTAATTATATGCAAATTATCAtcagtatatatatttcattttagttATTACATTGCAAGTTCATTGACTAAATATAATGCATTTGGCCTAAAAAATCCTTTCACTTAATATTCATAATTCCCAAAACCTAAACTTCCAAGATGAGTTATGCAAGCACTCTGACCCGCCACGGCTATGTGGACCGCAGGATGGTTGGTGGCTTCTTGGTGTCACTGTGTCAATTGCTCGACTCCTGGCCCAaaaggagcagctgctgccccGCCCAGATCGACTGCGACTTAATTAAGTTACAACCTCGAGGCGACCGGACTGAGCCGAGGACGATACAATTTCACTAATTTCCGTGCAAGGCGACACCAACAATCAGCGGCCGGCGAATGTTAAATGCTCGGCCCACCAAAAACTGGTCACgagttaataaatattgtcaGTGGGCGCACCCAGGCAAAAGTGGGCAAACATGGCCCGTTCCAGGCGTTAAAAGCCTCGAAATGAATGGGAATGGTCAATATATGGGagggcataaataatatttaggGGTTGGCTGCCACCGATTGCCACTTTCGCTGGCATCGTCTAGCGTGTTTGAGCAGCATTTCCGctgcgttttgttttgtttgctttcaaTTAACCAAAACTGGACTTGGACATCGCCCAATTGGACGGAGTTGTGGGCTCGGACAACGTCCTGGTTCTGGTCGATGGTCTCCAACTGCCTGCTAATTGAGTGCTGGCAGACATAATGTTTTCGGAAACTGAGCAAACTGTCGAGTGAAATATGATTGAAAGTGTAAATAGATATTTCATTGGCCTGGGAATCAACTGGACGGTAGCCATTAAAGCGGGAATTAAGTAATCATTTCGCTTCAATAGCAACTAGATTTCTATTTGATTGGAAACTAGCAATATAGCACATGTTTGcgcaataatttaatttaaattgaagATATATCTGTATTTCTTCGGCGTTAGAATCACTTTATCTACATTTGTGAGCTTAATAAATTAagatttatttgaaatttaataagGCGCAATTTATCACAATTTCTGTTAATAATGGCATCTAAGATTTAGATACCAACCTCACATACTATCCACGTTTCTAGTGCCCAGTTAATCATCTCGCTTCCAACTCTTTCTGGACTCTAATTGTCCTGACACCTAATGAATCCCCCACTGACAGTTTAATAAGTCGAATGGTGcaaacgaaattggatttatCCGACACTTTCCAGCTCATCGCCCCGCCGCCGCACTTCGAGGGCTTCGATGGCTTCAATGGCCACTTCTCGGAGCCGTTAAGACAGTTAGTCAGTGGTCAGTGGTCGGTGGACTTCGGATAGCCACCGGCACTTCCGACTACCCAGGGATAAACTTCAAAACGCCACCCGGGGCCCAGCGAGAGAATGGAGAAGGCCACTCGCCCACCCACTTCCCACTTTCCCACTTCAGCTCTCGAGCTCTTACAATAATCTTGATTTCGTGGTCAATTGAATTCTTAACTTCTCAAAGCCCGACACACAACAGCCAAGGATATCTTGAGGGCGTGTATCCCGGCCACGGATGACAGTGCAAAGGAGCTGGCCAGTTGGGATGCCGGGCAGTGGCTGGCCAAATTGTGATTACTCAACAACAGAAGAAGAGGCGGCTGACTGACCAGAAAACGATTTGGCCGTTGCCTACTTATTGGCCATTGATTTCTGAAAAATGGGCCAGTCCAGCGAGTAGAGCAGTCCAATTTGTGGGCCAATTTAATGCGTTATGATCTTTACGAGGCAATCGTTTTCCAGGACCTGCCAGCCTGCTCCTGTCGATTACATTTTGAGGCTCTCCAACGAGGCGAGACCGAATCATTTGCCATAACACTTTGGCAATGCCATCGTCATCCTACTCCATCCCGTCCGCTCCAGATTTCCCCCTTGTAGTAGTTCTTGTTTCGTGTACCAACATCTTTATGGgtaattaaaacttttgcccatttttgccTGAAagttggtttttgttttgcccaATCCCCTGCCATGCCCATACCAATTGGATTCCCAATACCCAAGCCCAGCCCAACCCATCCACATTCACTTCCTGTGTTCCTAGTCAAATTTATTGCTGTTCAATAATACCAATTTTTGGCCTTTCTTTTGCCGGAGATGCCAACAGATGTGTTGGCCAACTATTTCGCCTAGAAATAGTTTTCGGAGCACGTTTGTGTTCACACTCGAGTGTTCCACATTATTGAAATTGAAGCGCGGTAATGTGTCTGCAATTTTTGGT is part of the Drosophila sechellia strain sech25 chromosome 3R, ASM438219v1, whole genome shotgun sequence genome and encodes:
- the LOC6621306 gene encoding uncharacterized protein LOC6621306, with the protein product MEAQKYLYPILMFLCCCGIPLEVRAIRMRMPVLPEALNCRNENISFNLNLTRLSGYWYEAARVPNVQVLQCLNVSVPAEVEKDSLSLDLNFISTVNNGWQFTEESVEFPWNNYTQGGIFKLDYDTVTVTYKLMITDYENIAFVCGFGSISPVPLFKLFTRQREVSQDTIDTAKSLAESYGMGNQIAWEMQSPDECNGSGGLAPMAILMTTIAVLWGFSLRSPFLA